The nucleotide sequence ATGTCAAAAGTTGCCAAATGAGTAACATGAGTACAGGCTATGTGTTCAGAGGCAAAGGTGGAGAAGCCGCCAAAGAATCCGGGCTAAATGGGACGGCAGAGTCATCAGAGGGTGGGCCagtgggagctgaggttcgggctgGAATGCAGTTTTCAGGGAGGGAATGGCAGAGGTGAAATTGGACATTTAGCTTGATAATATATCACATTGAAATAATATCATaaattgttcttcattttcttcctcaatTATAATTAtcatcaattatttatttccattaagtTCTCTCCCTTTTCAGTTTTTGTCCTTAAGTCTCtaaatatgaatatgtatgttGTGTCTCCAAGACACAGTTGGTCTTGCTTTTTCAATAAGCGCAAAAGAACAGGTGGTGACAAGCAATCTTGGTTGATGAtgataatgtttaaaatattttattttacattgaatgTTTTCCTGATTCTCCATCCAACAGGCTTATGACACTGTCAGCAGCCCTGAAACACTTCATATGTTTGTTATATCTCTTTCCAATTCTTTCCATCTTAATAGGCTGAATCGGCTGTCAGCAGTCTTGAATGTCTgattgaaaacaaaatcaaacagatatggagaaatcagaaccctcatacattgctggtgagaatgtaaaatggtgcagctgctatggaaaatagtttggcgaTTCTTCAAAATGTTAGACAcagagttaccctatgacccagcaattccactcctagctatatacccaagaaaatgaaaccatacatccacacaaaaacttgtacatgcatgttcatagcagcattacacatagtagccaaaaaaaaaaaaaaaagcagaaacaacccaaatgtctatgaACTGATGATTATTCAACCATGTGAAGgaagaagtactgatacatgctataacatggataggccttgaaaacatgctactgagtgaaaaaaagccagtcacaaaggatcacatattgtataattacacttgtatgaaatgtccagaataggcaaatctatagagacagaaagtaggtagtggttgcctagggccgGGGGGAGAGGGGGTTTTGGGAGGAATGGGGGAGGATGACTGCTAAAGGGTTTCTTTTAtgggtaatgaaaatattctaaaattagattttagTAATGGTTGCACACAGTGAATATACTCAAAACCAttgacttgtacactttaaatgggtgaattgtatattATAcgatttatatctcaataaagctgttttaaaaatcaaacacagtaagattttaaaaaaccttttcttGCTTGGTATATTGGCTCTTCCTCTTGGTAGTCTCGTCCTCCTGCTGATGGCCATACAATAGCTGATATTTTATGCCACataatttcctttataatttcCCTGGATCACATATTTTGATTCTAGGTCCTTCTGGAACATTCTTGGTAACCTATCTCAGGGTTTGACTTCTCTTCTGCATCAAAggattaaaaggaataaaaggaaacaacTGCACTTTTATAAACTCTTCTTTATGCTTGGAAATTGAAATTGGTTTCTTACCAAATGTGGTATCAGggaaatgacattatttttacaATAGAAAACCCAATACTTCTGATAAAAGCTAAGAGTTTATGCTTTAAATGAGATAAGactataaaattatatgtgtgtTTTTTGAAACAAGCCCACTAGAATGTACACTTCTAAGAGGATCTAGCACCTTCCAGCTAGTCTTTTTATGAAGCTTTTTATTAATGCCAAGATTGATGAAATCATTGCTCAAACATTTTTGAAACTCTTATTTTGTTAGGTTTGCCTCCAAATCATGATATGTAATTTTTGAAATATCCTGAATGGCAATACATTTCTGTCGTTTAATGGTGATTTCATTTTTGGCAATAGTCAAAAGCCACCAAATGTTTGATAAGTAGGTCAAAAGACCAACctgaacaatattttttaatgtcaaaaatGAAATATGACTGTAGGATAATGaaacttttctttcccttgtaaCTCAAACTAAATCTGAAGGCACTTTAAGAATATGagtttcaaaaaaataatttgagggcttccatggtggagcagtggttgagagtccgcctgccgaggcaggggacacgggttcgtgccccggtccgggaagatcccacatgccacggagcagctaggcccgtgagccatggctgctgagcctgtgcgtccggagcctgtgctccgcaacgggagaggccacaacagtgagagacctgtgtaccgcaaaaaataataataataataaataaataaaataatttgagtacTGACAGTATTATTGGAATGAGCCTCTGGCTTCTCACCAGATATAATGTCAGGGACTTTACACAGATTATTCCAATAAATCCTTCCAGTAGTTCTGCAGGGTaaaaattatccccattttactgataaggaaacaaggtcagggacttccctggtggtgcagtggttaagaatccgcctgccaaaaaaaaaaaaaaaaaaaaagaatccgcctgccaatgcaggggacacgggttcaagctctggtccaggaagatcccacatgccgcggagcagctaagcccgtgcaccacaactactgagcctgtgctccagagcccttgagtcacaactactgaagcccgcacacctagagcctgtgctccgcaacaagagaagccactgcaatgagaagctcgtgcaccgcaacaaagagtagcccctgctctctgcaactagagaaagccctcaggcagcaacgaagacacaatgcaaccaaaaataaataaatttatttaaaaaaaaaaaagggaaacaaggTCAGAGAAGGTAAACAACATGTCCAAATAAACCCAGCTCTCCTGAGGCAGAGCTGGTCCTCAAATCTCCAACCTGCTGATTCTCCATGGGGCCAACTGGATAATAAATGCTCTTgcattagttttaaaaattattcactttaccctcctacactgttggtgggaatgtaagttggtgaagctgctatggaaaacagtatggaggttcctcaaaaaactaaaaatagtgttgccatatgatccagcaatctcactcctgggaatatacccagacaaaactctaattcaaaaagatacacgcacccctatgttcatagcagcactatttacaatagccaagacatggaaaccgcctaaatatccatcgaccgatgaacggataaagaagatgtggtacatatatgcaatgaaatactactcagccattataaagaacgaaataatgccatttgcagcaacatgaatacaactacagattatcatactaagtgaagtcagaaagagaaagacaaataccgtatgatatcacttatatgtggaatctaaaatatgacacaaatgaacctatctatgaaacagaaacagaatcagggacatagagaaaaaactggtggttgccaagggcaagggggtgggagagggatggagtgggaggtagGGGATAGCAgatgtaagtttttttttgtttttgcttttttgcttgTCACTGTCAGCTTTTTCATGGAAGACTTTAGTAAGGGAGTTTCCAGGGAGAAGAATGAGCTATTCTAAGCAACAACATTTAGGAAGAAAGAGGAGTTCCTGTGGTCGTTGGGCCAGCTAGCTATAGAAACTGGTCCCAAGTAGTCAATGGCTTGGAAATGGGGTAGATGAATTGCAAAATGCCCACATAATACAGTTAGGAAGTATGTGGATAAAAGTTCCTAGAAGCTGAAGTCTTCTTTATGGACAGAATCAACAGAATGTGCGTGGCAGAGTTGGCCACAACATCCCATCATAGCACATTCTCACATCCAAATTAGACTTATTTATATGTGCCTCCTTGCAATTCCTTCAACTTGGTACTATGCTGATTATCTGTACACAGGGATTCTACATTGAACAACCTCACTCACATCACCACTATCACTCAGTTTTTGGAGACCAACAGCTTGGTCCAAATTTTTCAAAAGGCAATaggctaaaagacaaaaaaaagtcaACTAAGCTATCAGACCTAATCGAGAATGGCTTAATATTATTCATTCTCTTCTTCGAACATTTTACTTAAGTGTTTTGTTAGCGCTACTAGCTCAGGGTTCCCACCACATGCATCAATTTGTTTATAGGCTTTAGATTCAAGCTTTTTAAGAGTATTCCGAGTGTATTCAAAAGAACCTACTTTCTTAAGATAATGTACACAGTGTTTTTTAATATCTACGTTTTCAGTTCTCTGGTGCAAGAGATTCTGCACCTGGGTGGTTTCAGGCCTCCACCAGATAGCATGAATAGTAGGGAAGGAGAACTTTCCCTCTGTTAGATCTTcacaaaagcttttgttttcacTATATTCTTTGGAGTGTAGATTAGCATAATCATCCCTAATTTGGAAAAACAGCCCAGGTGTATTCAGCAGTGGCTTTAAATCTTCTTTATAATCAGAGAACAACTGCATGAGACCTACTGCTAATCCAAATAGTCCTCCTGTCTTTTGCAGGACCATTGCTTTATATTCTTCTTCAGTGGGACATGTGTAATTATCCCTCCAGTAGGTATCTAGGCCTTGTCCCTGATGGAGTTCTAAAAGCTGGCGAGTAAAAAGCTTTACTGCATCTGGGTGTTCAAGGGTTAAGACTTTCTCTAGGTCAAGAAAATGTACATAGTTGGCAGCATTGATGACAGATGGAATTCCATAGATGCTGTGTGCCACGGGAAAGCCACGTCGGAGTTCTGAGCTGTCTTCGACATCATCAATGAGTAAACTGGCATTATGCAACATTTCTGTCACTTCAATGGTAATCTGCAGCTTGTCTTTGGGAACTTTTAGCCAATGATTAATTGTCTGTGAAAGTTTGCTTCTCACTTATTTACCTGGTAACTGAGGTAAGTACTTGTAAGGTTCTAGAAGAATTCTTTGGGCTGTTTCTTGAGTCTTCtccactctttttaaatttcaaagctgATGGTTCGAGGATGATATCACAACTTTCATGCTGCGAGTCTGGGAGTAGCAGTCCCCAGCATCAACTTCCCACCTTAGAGTTCAGAACAAGGCTCCCCCGGACTCCTACATGAATCCCTCCCCTCACTTCACCATAGAACTCTCCGCCCTGCTCAGCTGCCAGCGACACTGAATTACTCAGTGCAAGAAAATGCGCCATCCCGGTCACACTCCAGATGtaagattttatatataggatggataaacaacaaggtcctagtgtatagcacagatAACTGTATTCGATATCttatggtaaaccataatggaaaagaatattttttaaaagaatgtatatatatgtataactgagtcactttgctatacagcagaaattaacacaacattgtaaatcaactatacttcaataaaaaataaaataaattctggtTTCAATACTTACTAGGTATGTGACcctggacaaatcacttaacctaCCCATGTCGTGatctcttcatctataaaatggggatgatgataatggCATGTACTGCACaactatgaagattaaatgagtcaacTTAGAACAATACTTGGCACATAGGTACTACTATAAGTGCTCACTATTGTTATTACTCTTATTAATTCCAGGAATCCATGGCTCCAAAGTCAAGTGGTGGTTCAGCTACCCTCGTTGTGGCCTTGCTAAAGGATTTTaagtattgttttctttctaagcCAAACCTGCTTTCTAGTGGTTCTAGTGGCATTCATTCAGGCAGTCCACGGGCCGATTACAAGAAGATGTTATTTGCATTTTACCAGATTACAGGAATCAACTCAATTAATAGACCTCATTAATTTCTGActcttaatccatttacactatTATGCTTATTCCCTGGATGGACAGTTCCCCTAGCTATATTCAtcgttttaattttattataggtTTTAACATTATCTTCCTAATACCTTTCTTTGGCCCTGCTCCCTTAGGCTGTGTTTTCTGATTTCGTAAACCGAAAAGCACAGCGTTGCATGACACGTGGCATGGGCGCCTTCCAAGGAGCTCAGAGAAGAAACATGGCAAAACCTCACAAATCTGGATTCCACTGACTCTGAACTTGTGATAATTTTGATGCAGGGTAAATGAGAAGATTTTGGTGTTATTAGAGGAGAAAGGTGTTGCACTTAAATTTTGCCAGGttgaatttattttctagttcTAGGTCTGAAATGAGGAGATAAGAACGGAAGCTTGAAAGGGCAGAAAAGCCCCATTTCCTTGAGGAAGACTTAGCCCAGTTTCCAGCTTGGACATACACACAGCAGGTagaattaggaaataaaaattgtaaaccaCTCCGAGAGGAAAGCCAagtgactaatttttttttttccggtacgcgggcctctcactgttgtggcctctcccgttgcggagcacaggctccggacgcgcaggctcagcggccatggctcatgggcccagcagctccgcgacatgtgggatcttcccggaccggggcacaaacctgtgtcccctgcatcggcaggcggactctcaaccactgcgccaccagggaagcccgcaaatgactaattttttaaaagatatttctcatattttaatataataatacaaCTTAGCATAGAAGGATAGATAGTTATTATGTCcttattgtatatttttttaattatttatttttttgaagtatagttgatttacaatgttgtgttaattactgctgtacagcaaagtgattcagttatacatatatgtacacattctttttttaatattcttctccattatggtttgtcacaggatattgaatttacttccctgtgctatacactaggaccttgttgtttatccatcctatatataaaagcttacattttCTAGCCCCAACTTCTCACTCCATCCCCCCCAGTcccctgccccttggcaaccaccagtctgttctgtccgtgaatctgtttctgcttcagagataggttcatttgcgtcatattttagattccacatataagtgatatcatatggtgtctgtctttctctttctgacatacttcacttagtatgataatctctagttgaaTCCATGTGAAACCAAGATTTAAATGTGTTCTAAACCCTTAAACTACACGGCCTCTCTTCATCTATGCTGCCTCTGTTGTGAAGCAGGCTGGCAAAGCGGACAGGGCTGGCAGCAAAGGACAGTCTCTTTTCCATGGGTCAGAAAGATTTTGCCTGATGCTATATTCATaaacatatctggagaaaaaaagGATGAATCTTCAAACACAAATGGTTGGAAGAATTTGCCttctaatgagaaaaaaaacagtCTTTCTCCCCTTGCTAATTGACTCCCTCGTGGAGGACTGCATTATTCCACCACGTCCTCCCTCCCAGTATCCATACCCCTTGCCATGTAACTTTGCAGTTCTTCTCACTAGGGATGGCGTCTACTTCTCCTTTCCTTGACCTTAGCCTCAGCCATGTGATTCACTTTGGCCAAAGGGATATTAGCAAAAGTGATACAAGCAGGGGCTTGAAATGTACTTGCACAGCTGGGctgctttccttttcttggtCATCTCCATGAGGATAACATACTCTGGGGAGCCGGCTGGTCCAAGaaggaggagaggcaggcagagcagACCTTTGAGCCAACCCCTGCTGAGCCCAGCCTGCAGATGTGTGAGTGAAAATAGACgattgttgttttaaggcactggattttgaggtggtttgttttACGGTAAGATTGTGACAATAACTGATGGATAACCCactcatttgcttttttattttaggtACCAATTCCTCCCACCCATGAAACACACTCAGACACACTCACCTATATTTAATTATAGCAAATACAACCATCTTTTCCTCTTCCATCCCCTTTCTCCTTAATATGGCTTTATACCACcacactcatctttttttttcctccttagtaCTTCTGACACACTTCTGCCTGATCCACCACCACCTCTGTGATGGGATTGGTGGCACCGTGACCCTGGAGGTAACACAACTGGTCACCGTTCCTCTCTACCCTTATGTACGCTGCCATCTTACTGGTAAAATAATTCAAACAAGTATCTTCAGAAGGAAAATACAGAGGCCAGTTTTCAAAAGCCAACTACTCATTGATTCTCCTAGTCTAGTTTATGAAGTGATTCTAAGGGACCGTACAAAATTTCCAACCAGTCCGAACTTAATCAATCACCACCTGTCCCTTTTCAATAAATGTGCCTATAGCAGTCATGGACATTTTGGTGGAAACTTCACTCACTCTTCTAAAAGGATATTGTGCTTAAGTTACTCTTCCAAAAGTATTTATATTCaatttatgtttaaataatttcaagcacactcagaaaagttgcaagaataataCAAGGAAATCCCAAACAACCTTCACCCACTTTCGgcaattaacattttgccacatttgctttatcat is from Orcinus orca chromosome X, mOrcOrc1.1, whole genome shotgun sequence and encodes:
- the LOC101270983 gene encoding geranylgeranyl pyrophosphate synthase-like, with translation MLHNASLLIDDVEDSSELRRGFPVAHSIYGIPSVINAANYVHFLDLEKVLTLEHPDAVKLFTRQLLELHQGQGLDTYWRDNYTCPTEEEYKAMVLQKTGGLFGLAVGLMQLFSDYKEDLKPLLNTPGLFFQIRDDYANLHSKEYSENKSFCEDLTEGKFSFPTIHAIWWRPETTQVQNLLHQRTENVDIKKHCVHYLKKVGSFEYTRNTLKKLESKAYKQIDACGGNPELVALTKHLSKMFEEENE